A stretch of the Candidatus Jettenia sp. AMX2 genome encodes the following:
- the polA gene encoding DNA polymerase I, with amino-acid sequence MPERFFIIDGHSHCYQAYYAITAKLTTPDGKPVNAVYGFTRMLQKILREQHPDYIAIVFDTKLTTHRHASYSEYKANRKLTPDELQKQIPLIYKIVRAFRIPVYAVKGYEADDIISTMVKILSDKDVEIIIVSSDKDMEQLVNPKVKIFNAKKNLMIDQESIFREKGIRPEQTVDVLALSGDASDNVPGVPGIGNKTALELIKKWGSLESVLQNIDRIPGKKKQENLRLFADQARVSQHLIRLHSDVPIQVEMDVCRFQNTEDIQLKKLFKKLGFVTLLADQVTTAKTEKTHYHLINTPATFREFFDLLKAQKVFAIDLETTSLDPFVARIVGISFSWCAKEAYYLPLQAPEQAEHLDAQSVLPEIRPILENNEIKKIGQNIKYDLLVLRANAIQLQGITFDTMIASYLLNPGKRNHNLDDIAFEYLSYKVIPISELIGSGKNQITMDQADIHKVCQYACQDADITFRLAGIMEPLLKKEGLWDLFRMIEIPLIFPLAEMEWNGMCIDALLLKEMSDNLTVKLQEYEKEIYALANHTFNIDSPKQLREVLFEKLALPHMRRTKTGLSTDANVLAALAWHHPLPKSVLEYRQITKLKNTYIDALPNMINSSTGRVHTTFNQTVTATGRLSSSDPNLQNIPIRLDAGRQIRRAFVPCEKDIVFLSADYSQIELRILAHFSEDTALLTAFQHDMDIHTSVASAIYHVSPEQVTPEMRRNAKVVNFGIIYGLNEYGLSRNTGLSLKEAQEFINAYFELYHGVKRFKDRVVGEARDCGYVKTLFQRKRYLPDINSSHTKRRNLAERIAVNTIVQGTAADLIKVAMNKIHAALKNEEYKARMILQIHDELLFEVKEDTLALTASMVQEKMGNAVRLQVPIKVNIKTGKNWMETE; translated from the coding sequence ATGCCGGAACGATTTTTCATAATAGATGGTCATTCACATTGCTATCAAGCTTACTATGCTATTACCGCAAAGCTTACAACGCCTGACGGAAAACCAGTGAATGCAGTGTACGGATTCACAAGGATGCTGCAAAAAATCCTCAGGGAGCAGCACCCTGATTATATCGCTATTGTATTTGACACAAAATTAACTACCCATAGACATGCAAGCTACAGTGAATACAAGGCAAACCGTAAATTAACACCAGATGAGTTACAGAAACAAATCCCATTAATTTACAAGATAGTCAGAGCATTCCGGATCCCTGTTTATGCAGTCAAAGGTTACGAGGCAGACGATATAATTTCTACCATGGTAAAAATACTGTCAGACAAAGATGTCGAGATTATCATCGTATCATCAGATAAAGATATGGAACAATTAGTAAATCCAAAAGTAAAGATATTCAACGCAAAGAAGAATTTAATGATTGATCAGGAATCTATTTTCAGAGAAAAAGGTATACGTCCGGAACAAACCGTTGATGTTTTGGCTCTTTCAGGCGACGCCTCTGATAATGTGCCCGGTGTGCCTGGGATTGGCAACAAAACAGCGTTGGAACTTATCAAAAAATGGGGATCACTGGAATCCGTTCTTCAGAATATTGACAGGATCCCAGGGAAAAAGAAACAGGAAAATTTAAGATTGTTTGCTGACCAGGCCAGGGTTTCTCAACACTTGATCAGACTTCACAGCGATGTTCCTATTCAGGTAGAAATGGACGTCTGCAGGTTTCAGAATACGGAAGATATACAATTAAAAAAACTATTCAAAAAGCTCGGATTTGTTACACTCCTGGCAGATCAGGTTACAACGGCAAAGACAGAGAAAACTCACTACCATCTTATAAATACCCCGGCTACATTTCGTGAATTTTTTGACCTGCTGAAAGCACAAAAGGTATTTGCCATAGACTTGGAAACAACCAGTCTTGATCCTTTTGTAGCTCGGATCGTAGGCATATCATTTTCCTGGTGTGCAAAAGAGGCTTATTACCTGCCATTGCAAGCGCCGGAACAGGCTGAACATCTGGATGCACAGAGTGTATTACCGGAAATCCGGCCAATTTTAGAGAATAATGAGATTAAAAAGATCGGACAAAATATTAAATATGATCTGCTGGTTCTCAGGGCGAATGCTATTCAATTACAAGGAATTACCTTCGATACCATGATTGCCTCTTATCTTCTCAATCCAGGCAAAAGGAATCACAATCTGGACGATATTGCCTTTGAATATCTGTCGTATAAAGTAATCCCTATTTCGGAGCTGATTGGTTCCGGTAAAAATCAGATTACGATGGACCAGGCAGACATACATAAGGTGTGCCAATATGCATGTCAGGATGCAGATATCACATTCCGGCTAGCCGGCATTATGGAGCCTCTCCTGAAGAAAGAAGGGTTATGGGATTTGTTCCGGATGATAGAAATCCCTTTAATTTTCCCCCTTGCTGAAATGGAGTGGAATGGAATGTGTATTGATGCCCTTCTCCTAAAAGAGATGTCAGACAATTTAACGGTAAAATTACAGGAATATGAGAAAGAGATCTATGCCCTGGCCAATCATACTTTTAATATCGACTCACCGAAGCAATTAAGAGAGGTTCTCTTTGAGAAGCTTGCATTACCACACATGAGACGCACCAAAACCGGTTTATCAACAGATGCAAATGTACTTGCCGCCCTTGCATGGCATCATCCGCTCCCCAAATCGGTACTGGAGTACCGGCAGATTACTAAGCTGAAAAATACCTATATTGATGCCCTGCCAAACATGATCAATAGCAGTACCGGCCGGGTACATACAACGTTTAATCAAACGGTAACCGCCACAGGAAGACTCAGCAGCAGCGATCCGAATCTTCAAAATATTCCGATTCGCCTCGATGCCGGCAGGCAGATACGGCGTGCTTTTGTACCTTGTGAGAAAGATATAGTATTCTTATCAGCCGATTACTCCCAGATCGAATTACGAATCCTGGCACACTTTTCTGAAGATACTGCACTATTAACCGCATTTCAGCATGATATGGATATCCATACCTCTGTTGCCTCGGCTATTTATCACGTCTCTCCGGAACAGGTAACCCCGGAGATGAGGAGGAATGCGAAGGTAGTTAACTTTGGAATTATTTATGGACTCAACGAGTACGGGCTATCCAGGAATACCGGCTTGTCATTGAAAGAAGCACAGGAGTTTATCAATGCCTATTTTGAATTATACCATGGTGTCAAAAGGTTTAAAGACAGGGTTGTCGGGGAAGCAAGAGACTGCGGATATGTAAAGACACTCTTTCAGCGAAAAAGGTATCTGCCCGACATTAATTCCAGCCACACAAAACGGAGAAACCTTGCGGAACGCATTGCTGTCAATACCATCGTTCAGGGTACTGCGGCTGATCTTATAAAGGTTGCAATGAACAAGATTCATGCAGCATTAAAAAACGAAGAATATAAGGCCAGGATGATACTTCAGATACATGATGAATTACTTTTTGAGGTCAAAGAAGATACATTAGCACTAACAGCCTCTATGGTACAAGAAAAGATGGGCAATGCAGTCCGGCTACAGGTGCCCATCAAAGTAAATATAAAGACAGGAAAAAACTGGATGGAAACAGAATGA